From Triticum urartu cultivar G1812 chromosome 2, Tu2.1, whole genome shotgun sequence, a single genomic window includes:
- the LOC125539931 gene encoding pentatricopeptide repeat-containing protein At3g62890-like, which translates to MPLDQPASARRAPTFHAHPEADARQLLGALLPRRAATARHVQQAHARLAVLGLATARVLPHLLAALPRLPPLHDGASSSSYPLSLFRRSNSSSAFASNHLLRVLPHPLPLRLFPGLRRRNPHSFTFLLSSLSTHLDADRAGGPASSSLGSHVHALAVKAGAAADLYVRNALTHFYGVCGDVGAMRRVFDELPRVRDVVTWNAVLAGYVRAGMARVAREMFDEMPVRDEVSWSTVVGGYVKEGELDVALAVFRDMVEKGVRVNEAAVVTALSAAAQLGLLEHGRFVHQVVHQEGMPISVNVGAAMVDMYAKCGCVAVAREVFDGMPRRDVFAWNAMICGLAAHGLGQDAVELFELFLGEGLSPTNITFVGVLNACSRFGLVAEGRQYFELMAEKYSVEPEMEHYGCMVDLLGRAGLVQEAIELIEGMPIAPDPVLWGTVLSACKKHGLVDLGVKVGSKLIELEPAHDGHYVLLASIYAKAKKWDEVREVRKLMSSRGTSKSAGWSLMEAQGNVHKFLVGDMDHKDSIRIYNMLDMINRRLADAGYVPDVSSVLHDIGDEEKVHAVKVHSERLAIAYGFIVTEVGNPIRIVKNLQVCGDCHEFSKMVTKVFNREIIVRDGSRFHHMKEGKCSCLDYW; encoded by the coding sequence ATGCCGTTGGACCAGCCAGCGTCCGCCCGGCGCGCCCCCACCTTCCACGCGCATCCTGAGGCCGACGCGAGGCAGCTCCTCGGCGCGCTCCTGCCGCGGCGCGCGGCCACCGCCCGCCACGTCCAGCAGGCGCACGCCCGCCTCGCCGTCCTCGGCCTCGCCACCGCGCGCGTCCTCCCGCACCTCCTCGCGGCCCTCCCCCGCCTCCCGCCGCTCCACGacggcgcctcctcctcctcctaccCGCTCTCCCTGTTCCGCCGCTCCAACTCCTCCTCCGCCTTCGCGTCCAACCACCTCCTCCGCGTGCTCCCCCACCCGCTCCCGCTCCGCCTCTTCCCCGGCCTCCGGCGCCGCAACCCCCATTCCTTcaccttccttctctcctccctctccaCCCACCTCGACGCCGACCGCGCCGGCggcccggcctcctcctctctggGCTCCCACGTGCACGCGCTGGCCGTGAAGGCGGGCGCCGCGGCGGATCTCTACGTGCGGAACGCGCTGACGCACTTCTACGGCGTCTGCGGCGACGTGGGAGCGATGCGGAGGGTGTTCGACGAGCTGCCGCGCGTGCGGGACGTCGTGACCTGGAACGCGGTCCTCGCTGGGTACGTCCGAGCGGGCATGGCGAGGGTTGCACGAGAGATGTTTGATGAAATGCCGGTGAGAGACGAGGTTTCCTGGAGCACCGTGGTGGGCGGGTATGTGAAGGAAGGGGAGCTGGACGTGGCACTGGCGGTGTTTAGGGATATGGTGGAGAAGGGCGTGAGGGTGAATGAGGCTGCGGTGGTGACAGCATTGTCGGCGGCCGCACAGCTGGGTTTGCTTGAGCATGGCAGGTTTGTGCACCAGGTTGTCCATCAAGAAGGGATGCCGATCAGTGTCAATGTAGGGGCTGCCATGGTGGATATGTATGCCAAGTGCGGCTGTGTGGCAGTGGCGAGGGAAGTTTTTGATGGGATGCCGAGGAGGGATGTTTTTGCATGGAACGCCATGATCTGTGGACTTGCTGCTCATGGGTTGGGACAGGATGCAGTGGAACTCTTTGAACTGTTTCTCGGCGAGGGTTTGAGTCCAACGAACATTACGTTTGTTGGCGTGCTAAATGCCTGCAGCCGCTTTGGCCTTGTTGCTGAGGGGCGGCAGTATTTTGAATTGATGGCTGAAAAATATAGTGTTGAGCCAGAAATGGAGCATTACGGCTGCATGGTTGATCTTCTAGGTCGGGCTGGTCTTGTTCAAGAAGCCATTGAATTGATCGAAGGGATGCCTATTGCACCTGATCCAGTTCTCTGGGGCACTGTACTCTCGGCTTGCAAGAAACATGGCCTGGTGGACTTGGGGGTCAAGGTTGGTAGCAAGCTAATTGAACTGGAACCAGCTCATGATGGCCACTATGTCCTCCTTGCAAGTATATATGCGAAGGCAAAGAAATGGGATGAAGTCAGGGAAGTCAGGAAACTGATGTCTAGTCGGGGTACCAGCAAGTCAGCTGGCTGGAGCTTGATGGAAGCACAAGGAAACGTGCATAAGTTTCTAGTAGGAGACATGGATCACAAGGATTCCATTCGGATATATAACATGCTCGACATGATTAACAGAAGGTTGGCAGATGCAGGGTACGTACCAGACGTGTCATCTGTATTGCATGACATTGGAGATGAAGAGAAGGTGCATGCAGTCAAGGTGCACAGCGAGCGTCTGGCAATTGCTTATGGGTTCATAGTTACGGAAGTTGGCAACCCAATCCGTATTGTTAAGAACCTTCAGGTGTGTGGGGATTGTCATGAATTCAGTAAGATGGTGACAAAGGTTTTCAATAGGGAGATTATTGTGAGAGATGGCAGTAGATTCCAtcatatgaaagaagggaaatgtTCTTGCCTTGACTATTGGTAG
- the LOC125539932 gene encoding uncharacterized protein LOC125539932 isoform X1, producing the protein MWVVRAKLTTGELVRLAVAESTHALARRISAVHSTPTRFSSIPRPCSKPPHKTARTYGRRHPLTGLAPETTAASPSTSSCRRAHGRLPAPEGAPEPRTNGKRCRRSRCPVRHYISCGSRTSKETAGGMAMAVAEARLRQDKVKKFEDFVDRRLKPDLVNAIAQRDNLFQQQKTFLDLKKNIENLEKNGVTSMRSMVNLGSEVYMQAEVPDTRHIFVDIGLGFHVEFTWQEALQFISVREARLARQIDEYTHLIASIKAQIKMVCEGIRELLQLAAE; encoded by the exons ATGTGGGTAGTGCGAGCGAAACTGACAACGGGGGAGCTGGTCCGTCTGGCAGTGGCAGAGTCCACGCATGCATTGGCCCGTAGAATCTCGGCCGTCCACTCCACACCTACCCGATTCTCCAGTATCCCCCGTCCTTGCAGCAAGCCTCCGCACAAAACGGCCCGGACCTATGGCCGCCGCCACCCGCTGACTGGTCTCGCCCCCGAAACCACCGCCGCCTCGCCTTCAACCTCCTCCTGCCGCCGAGCCCACGGACGCCTCCCCGCACCGGAAGGCGCCCCCGAGCCCCGGACCAACGGCAAG AGGTGTCGCCGCAGCCGCTGTCCAGTACGGCATTATATATCTTGCGGCTCACGAACCTCAAAGGAAACCGCGGGGGGCATGGCCATGGCCGTGGCGGAGGCGCGTCTCCGGCAGGACAAGGTGAAGAAGTTCGAAGATTTCGTTGACCGGCGGCTCAAGCCTGACCTTGTGAACGCCATAGCCCAGCGTGATAACTTGTTCCAGCAGCAGAAGACTTT CTTGGATTTGAAGAAGAACATCGAAAACTTGGAAAAGAATGGTGTAACGAGCATGCGATCCATGGTCAATCTTGGCTCAGAGGTGTACATGCAGGCAGAAGT GCCGGACACGAGGCACATTTTTGTGGATATCGGTCTAGGTTTTCATGTGGAATTTACTTGGCAAGAGGCTCTGCAGTTTATATCTGTACGAGAAGCAAGGTTGGCCAG ACAGATAGATGAGTACACACACCTCATTGCGAGCATAAAAGCACAGATCAAGATG GTGTGTGAAGGTATCCGTGAACTCCTGCAGTTAGCAGCGGAGTGA
- the LOC125539932 gene encoding protein UXT homolog isoform X2 has product MAMAVAEARLRQDKVKKFEDFVDRRLKPDLVNAIAQRDNLFQQQKTFLDLKKNIENLEKNGVTSMRSMVNLGSEVYMQAEVPDTRHIFVDIGLGFHVEFTWQEALQFISVREARLARQIDEYTHLIASIKAQIKMVCEGIRELLQLAAE; this is encoded by the exons ATGGCCATGGCCGTGGCGGAGGCGCGTCTCCGGCAGGACAAGGTGAAGAAGTTCGAAGATTTCGTTGACCGGCGGCTCAAGCCTGACCTTGTGAACGCCATAGCCCAGCGTGATAACTTGTTCCAGCAGCAGAAGACTTT CTTGGATTTGAAGAAGAACATCGAAAACTTGGAAAAGAATGGTGTAACGAGCATGCGATCCATGGTCAATCTTGGCTCAGAGGTGTACATGCAGGCAGAAGT GCCGGACACGAGGCACATTTTTGTGGATATCGGTCTAGGTTTTCATGTGGAATTTACTTGGCAAGAGGCTCTGCAGTTTATATCTGTACGAGAAGCAAGGTTGGCCAG ACAGATAGATGAGTACACACACCTCATTGCGAGCATAAAAGCACAGATCAAGATG GTGTGTGAAGGTATCCGTGAACTCCTGCAGTTAGCAGCGGAGTGA
- the LOC125539930 gene encoding transmembrane 9 superfamily member 11-like produces MAAMASPTTSTILSTLLLFLMHLNTSPATAFYLPGSYPHRYLPGEALAAKVNSLTSPSSKLPFPYYSLPFCAPQGGVSRAAESLGELLLGDRIETSPYRFSMLENSSAALFLCRTDPVSPAAADLIKSRIDDAYHVNLLLDTLPVVRYVNNPIAPEVLLRSTGFPVGVRADDGEYYVYNHLRLTVLVNKQKNGTTRVEALMATADASELISLSGGGGGGYTVVGFEVVPCSVEHDEAAIGDKKMYDGFSSKAAAGCDPSVVGMRVQVNRPLAFSYEVAFVESAVEWPSRWDAYLEMGGAQVHWFSILNSIVVVAFLAAIVLVILLRTVRRDLAQYEELGSEAAPHADDMAGWKLVAGDAFREPSHPVLLCVMVGDGVRILGMGMVTILFAALGFMSPASRGALVSGMLCLYLVLGLAAGYTSVRLWKTVRHGDSAGWKAVAWRASFVFPGVGFSVFTALNCVLWHNGSTGAVPFALFVVLILLWFFVSVPLTLAGGLLASRVRGHVEYPVKTNKIARQVPAAQCSPWVFVAVAGTLPFGTLFIELFFIMSSLWLGRVYYVFGFLLVVLGLLVAVCAEVSVVLTYMGLCVEDWRWWWRSFFASGSVAAYILGYAVYYLVFDLHSLSGPVSAALYVGYSLLMALAVMLATGAVGLAASFCFVYCLFSTVKLD; encoded by the coding sequence ATGGCGGCAATGGCTTCCCCCACCACGTCCACCATCCTCTCCACCCTTCTTCTCTTCCTGATGCATTTGAACACCTCTCCGGCGACGGCCTTCTACCTCCCGGGGAGCTACCCGCACCGCTACCTCCCCGGCGAGGCCCTCGCCGCCAAGGTGAACTCCCTCACCTCGCCGTCCTCCAAGCTCCCTTTCCCCTACTACTCCCTCCCCTTCTGCGCCCCGCAAGGCGGCGTCAGCCGCGCCGCCGAGAGCCTCGGCGAGCTCCTCCTCGGGGACCGCATCGAGACGTCGCCCTACCGCTTCTCCATGCTCGAGAACAGCAGCGCCGCCTTGTTCCTCTGCCGCACTGACCCGGTGTCCCCCGCCGCCGCTGACCTCATCAAGTCCCGCATCGACGATGCTTACCACGTTAACCTCCTCCTCGACACGCTCCCCGTGGTCCGGTACGTGAATAATCCCATCGCGCCGGAGGTGCTGCTCCGGTCCACGGGTTTCCCCGTCGGCGTGCGCGCCGATGACGGGGAGTACTACGTGTACAACCACCTCAGGCTCACGGTCCTGGTCAACAAGCAGAAGAATGGCACCACCAGGGTGGAGGCCTTGATGGCCACCGCCGACGCGTCTGAGCTTATCAGCCTatcaggcggcggcggcggcgggtacACCGTCGTCGGGTTCGAGGTCGTGCCGTGCAGCGTGGAGCACGACGAGGCGGCCATCGGGGACAAGAAGATGTACGACGGCTTCTCGTCCAAGGCGGCCGCCGGATGCGACCCTTCTGTGGTCGGCATGCGCGTGCAGGTCAACAGGCCGCTGGCCTTCTCCTACGAGGTTGCCTTCGTGGAGAGCGCCGTGGAGTGGCCGTCGCGGTGGGACGCGTACCTGGAGATGGGCGGCGCCCAGGTGCACTGGTTCTCCATCCTCAACTCCATCGTGGTGGTGGCGTTCCTGGCGGCCATCGTGCTGGTCATCCTGCTGCGCACCGTGCGGCGCGACCTCGCGCAGTACGAGGAGCTCGGCAGCGAGGCGGCCCCGCACGCCGACGACATGGCCGGGTGGAAGCTCGTGGCCGGGGACGCGTTCCGGGAGCCCAGCCACCCGGTGCTCCTGTGTGTGATGGTCGGCGACGGCGTGCGCATCCTGGGCATGGGCATGGTCACCATCCTCTTCGCGGCGCTCGGGTTCATGTCTCCGGCATCCCGGGGCGCGCTCGTCAGCGGCATGCTCTGCTTGTACCTCGTCCTGGGCCTCGCCGCCGGGTACACCTCCGTGCGCCTCTGGAAGACGGTGCGGCACGGCGACAGCGCCGGGTGGAAGGCCGTGGCATGGCGCGCCTCCTTCGTGTTCCCGGGCGTCGGGTTCTCCGTCTTCACGGCGCTCAACTGCGTGCTGTGGCACAACGGCAGCACGGGCGCCGTGCCGTTCGCGCTGTTCGTGGTGCTGATCCTGCTCTGGTTCTTCGTGTCGGTGCCGCTGACCCTGGCCGGCGGCCTCCTGGCGTCGCGCGTGCGCGGCCACGTGGAGTACCCCGTGAAGACGAACAAAATCGCGCGGCAGGTGCCGGCGGCGCAGTGCTCGCCGTGGGTTTTCGTGGCGGTGGCGGGCACGCTGCCGTTCGGGACGCTCTTCATCGAGCTCTTCTTCATCATGTCGAGCCTGTGGCTGGGGCGGGTGTACTACGTGTTCGGGTTCCTGCTGGTGGTGCTGGGGCTGCTGGTGGCGGTGTGCGCCGAGGTGTCGGTGGTGCTCACGTACATGGGGCTGTGCGTGGAGGACTGGCGGTGGTGGTGGCGCTCCTTCTTCGCCTCCGGCTCCGTGGCCGCCTACATCCTCGGGTACGCCGTGTACTACCTCGTGTTCGACCTGCACAGCCTCAGCGGCCCGGTGTCCGCCGCGCTCTACGTCGGGTACTCGCTGCTCATGGCGCTCGCCGTCATGCTGGCCACCGGCGCCGTCGGGCTCGCCGCCTCCTTCTGCTTCGTCTACTGCCTCTTCTCCACCGTGAAGCTCGATTGA